One Candidatus Nitrososphaera evergladensis SR1 genomic window, CGCATCAATCTTCGAAATTATTATTTCGGCGCTGTCCCCAATTGTCTCGCGCAGATAATTTTCAAATTCATCTTTATAATCTACAATTAGCTTCGTGTTCATGCCGTATCTGACATTCAAGTAATCGAGAATAACTTGCTTTGATCCTTTTCCTATCAGTTCAAGAGCTGATTCAATAACGTGTAGGATGTGAGAATTGTCGTAGTCCTGGGGCATTGCACGCCATTATTTTAATTTACCATATTTAAAGATCATGTGTACAACCGCAACAAACGAAATCGTCATAAGGCGTAATGATCGTGAACATTTATAAGCTCTCAGAGATAGTTGCAATGCAATTATTCTCATGCTACGTGAAACGCACTCTTTATGTCTGCTTCAGCAAACCGAGTATGCTTACCTCTATGACATAATTGGCAGATACCTTTCGAATGGATATGCGGTGATTTATGCCGCTGAACCTAATACTGATAAAGTGCTGGAAAGGATGGCTCGAGCAGGAATTGACGTTGAACAATATTTTGAAAATGGCATGTTAAAAGTAATGTCATTAGATTCGGTCTATATCTCTGACCATGAAAAGAACTTATCTGTGTCGCAAACACTGGAGTCGTGGCACAATATTATCTCACGAACAATGGATGAGACAAAGGCTAAGGGCATTCTGGCAATAGGCAGTACAGACGCCTTCATCCAAGATGGTCAGGAAGAACACGTCAAAGAATATGAAGACAGTATTGGCAAAAGACCTCGATCTCTTACTGAAGCGGTATGTTGCTACGATACAGACTCTTTTTCTGATACGTCTGTAAGCACTCTAATCGCCATCCTAAATGCCCATGAATATACCATTCATTACGGTGCGCAATATGCGGAATGGAAGGAAGACAAATTGCAGAGCGTATTGGCCTCTGCCTTCAATAAGGTTCTTGGCTCTACAACTTCTGATCTAATGCTAAAGACTCTAAAGTCAGTTTACAAGATAGATGAAAAAACAATCCTTTCTGATCCAGAAGTTTTAGAAAGTGCTGTAGCCAAGTTCTTCAAAGATTCTTCGCCTGCCATCTTGGCAGCTGTGTTAAAAGATTTAAAGACCGAAATAGCATTTCGCCGTCAAGTACCTGCCGTGTCAGCAAGCTAACAAAATAAGCACGACGCGCGACTCCTGTCATAAGAGTGAGGGACTATCCCAGTAGCGCTTCTTTGAGACCCACATATGCTCGCACACACACAAATACAAGCAGGTTCGCTCCGTGTATTTGTGAGAGAGATATGCTGACGGTCTAAAATTAGACCGCGGTGATTATGATGGCAATAATAAGAATGTGCCAACTGGCTTTCGAGGACATGTGGCTTTCCCTTCGAGACTACCTTCAAGGGTCCCAGCGGCCCCGTGGTTTGCCCCTGCAAAATACATTCGGACTATCCTCATACCCTTGCGGGCAGCGGATTACCTTTTCCAGCGTCTTGCAGGCACTGCTTTTTAACCTAGGCTCAGCAGGCCTTTACCTGCTGCGCGGCGCCGAACAGTGCATCTGTCTTCTTTTTCGGCCAGTTGGCTACGTGTCTTTTACAAAAATTAGCCTTAAGGCTTTCTGTCACTATCTTTAGTTTTAATGAAATATTGGACGTAAGCTTGGTCCCTTCATGATTCTTCGTGTACTATCTTATATGATATTTTGACCGTATTTGCTGGAACATATGCGCATACGCACACGCGCATATGTGTATATGCTTTTGAGATGTACTGTAGAGAGAGAGGATATGTGGGCTCGTCAAGAAACTTGGTCTAGCCGCAGAGAGCTTAATGAAGAGCAGCGGGTGCACTAGTACCGTTATCCAGTTTGACTGGGATGCAACTTACCTGAGTGTTTTTGCAAACAGGACAGGCATCTGGCTTCCAATTCGCAATGTCAGAAGCGGCCCAGAAGCATGACGGACAGAGCAAGAAATTCAACATCCTAGACTGTGACCGTCGAATACCTGGTAGATGAAGTTGAGTAGCTTCCACATTCTGGCCCCCAGACGCTTCCGGTTCTATAAACCGCGAACAAAAAATAAAAGGGTTTATACGATTATCGAAAAATTTACTGTGGGATTCGGATGAAAGAATCCTGTAGCACCGAATAACGACATTATTATCGCCAATTCTTTTTGTGGTTATTCGGTTAAAGCCCTGTAGTATTGCCTAGATGACGTTGTTGTTGCTGCTGCGAGCAATACTCTCTTGTTTTCTCCTGCAACCTTTTCAACACCTGGTTTGCTTGCTCTGGCGTGACAAGCCCGGAATCCAGATAAGTCCTCATCATAAAGAAAATGGCACCTTCCAAAGCTGATTCGCTCATGTCAATTATTGTCCATCATAAAGCTGCCCATTATAGAAACGTATAGTGGTCAAAATGTAAAATAATCCTAATCAATAACGCCAATCGTCAACTTTTTGGTATGGTTAAACTAGGATTTAATGCCAACTGGAGGCGTCTTGTGTTATTCTTTCAATTGAACACATATAATTACAAGCTTGGATTATAAAGAAAAAGTGATCGAGGAAAAGCAGCACCGCATCGTATCGCCGTACTCCATGCTGACCCTCCTAGTTCCAATAGCGGGCCTTATCTTTGCCCTTGTTTATGGAAACCTGCTCGTTCTTAATTACGTCCACGTGATCACCGGAGGTACCTGGACAGGCATCGACCTCTTTATGGGGCTTGTTATGAGCAGGGTGATGAAAGGATTGGAGCCGCAGGCAAGAACGCAGGTGATCAAAAAACTGGTGCCCGTCATGCTCTTTCTCATGCCGTCTCTTGCATCGGTGGCGATAACCTCCGGGATAAACATGGCAGGCAAGCTTGGCCTGCTGACGCTGGAATCGCCCACCATAATTGCGGCCATAGTCATCGTGATCATCCTCTCAGTCCAAGGATTTGGAATGATGATGCCAACCGAGATCAGGGTTTACCTTGAACTTCGCAAAAAAGAGCCCGACCGGAACAAGATCATAAAATGGGGCATGAGAAACGTCAAGCTGGCAGGAAGCCAGGGAGTATTTCAGGTGGCCTTGATATTCGTGATGGCAAACCTGGCACTGGGCTTTGTATGATGGGTTTATCATGTGTATGTATATGCATATGTAGATGGCGCAAAAGAAGGGCGCAGAAAAAAATATGGTGCGGGGAAAAGTGAGTTGCGTAAATATATACAAATACGCTAATCTCTTTCCGGAAGATAACAGCATAATTTCCGACTATGGAAGAACCGTTTAGATTAAAATACTACTTTTTGCGTGCTGATCGCATGGGGAAAACTGAAAAATTTTCTGGACTAAATACCGACCTAGAAAGGCTTGCCAACAGGGTGGAGATGTACCTGCAGGAAAACGGGTTTGAAGTAGCATTCTCAAAAGACCCTACCGCGCCTGCATCGTGGTTCTTTATCCAAGCAAGAAAGGCCAGCGCCTTGCGCACCGTTGCGGGGGCAAGAAGGAGCACGGACATCACCATAAAGGGCTCTCCAGGCAGCTTTGAGGTTTCTGTGGGCACGGGTGAGTGGGGCAAAAACTTGGTAACTTCTGCGCCGCTCTTTATCGTGCCCGTCGTCGGCATAAGCGCCACCTTGGTAAAACTGTACACTGCCAAGAAATTCGAGGACAACCTCTGGAAGTACATCCGGGACCAGTCAAGGTTCCTTGCAGATAGTGCACTTTCTACTGCTACTGAAAAGTCGTCTTCTTCCTCTTCTGCCGCCTCTGGAGTCGGCATAGATAGCAGGGCGTACGAATGCGACTATGTCGAAGGCTATCCCGGGTGGAATGAGCAGATTCTTGGAGGCAAGCTGCTCCTTGTGCGAGAAAAAGGTGGCGGCAAGAACAGACTCGCCTTCAAGTCGCCGGATTCCAAGGAAATCATGATACCATCTGCCAACGTCATCGAGGCTCACATCATTGCAAGAAAGAAGGGGCTCAACGAGGACGACTTGATGATCCAGCTGACGTGCAAGGATGCCAGCGACGGTAGAACTGTCAGGCCGGTGTTCAACCTTAACGATGACATCATACGGGGTGTCTTGGCGGGTATTAACGAGCTTGTGGGAGAGGACAAGGTGCTAAGGAGCTTTGAGCAGGTAAACGTGACGACAGAAACAAAGTACTGCACCAGCTGCGGCGTCCAGATACCAAAAGAGGCCAAGTTCTGCTCGTCTTGCGGCACAAAGCAATCCTGAAAATATTTTCTTCTCCTTTTCTTCTTTTTTATAAGCATGTATACAAGCAGCGGTAAAGGCCGCTTGTTCGCTGGGTAATAACAATGATGATTATATTATGGTGGACGACACTTCCATTACCTTTATCTGGTCCTTTGCATTCGTTCTATCCGAACTTTCCATGTTTACGAACGTGAGGGGGAACGAATGAGCTACTCGGACAACCGCAACGAGGTATTCATCTCAAAACGGAGGATTGATACTACAAGCAACTACGTCATCGAGCAAACAGACGTCAGCTTGAAAAGCAAAGATCTCTCGATCGACGAACTGATAAAGAAGGCAAAGGAAGCCGTGCATTAAAAGAGCCGACTTCTTCTTTTTTCACTTTTTTCTACAGCAATATGTTATTTGTATATACACGTACAATATCGCAGGATTTTGTTTTTTGTACATACAGACGTTCCGCCCTCGGCCTGTACGAAAAAGTGCAACTTGAGAGGAAGCTAAATATGATGACCTCTTAGCTTGCAGAGAGCTGGTTTCTCTATTCCTGTTGTATTATTTTCTCGATTGTGTCCTCTAGTAGATGATGGTGCCTACTCCATCTAGAGCCGTCTTCATCGTCATCATCGTTGTGGCGTTCCGACTGGCGATTTCGTCTGTCGTCATCATCATTGTTATTATTATCATGTTGATGATCATGCCTGTCGTCTCGTCCATTCCCGTCTCCCTCCTCATGCTCATCTCCGCCACCATTATTATTATCATCCCCCTTATTACTATCCCTCTCTTCATCGTCATCATCATTGTGTTCATTCCGATCTCCGTCACTTGCTGACCAATGCTTCTCCTCTTTTTCACCCGAATTGTCATCATCTGCTTGTTCTTGCTCGTCATCGTTGCTGTCGTTGTTGTCATCATTACCATTATTGCTATTCTGCGTTGCTTGCGTCGGCTTTTCCTCCTGCACCGTCCCGGTCCCATTATGCGCCGCAGGTGTGGATGCAGCAGCAGTAATAGGAGGAGGCTGCAGCATGCTGCCTCCAGCCGTACTCCCTGACGCGACGGCTGTCGTGTTGGATACCGCTGCAGTTGCATTGCCTGCAATGGCTTCCTGCGCAGCGACAGCAGCGTTATCGTCTCCTCCTTCCTGTTCTCCCTCTTCTTCGGGAGGCATCAGCCCATTGGCAATGTCCTCTCTCAGATAGAACATCACCTTCTCATTCTCGTCAAACCGGCCGTCCTTGAGCTCGCCCATAAACTCCTCAAACGAGACGTCTGTCCCAAACTGCTTTGCAAAGCTGCTGTCCCTTTCAAAGAGGTCTATGGTGAAGAGGTTTGGCGGCGGGTTGGGAGGAGGCAGGAATATGGTGACGTTTCTGAACACGGGGTCAAACGTCCCATCAAGCGGCTTTGACAGCTGCTGCATGTCCTCATCAGATAGCGTTTTTCCTCTGAGCGATGGGTCAAGTATCATCGTGTCGACTCCATTTACCATGATGTGGCCCGGGACGTACGAGTGGATGGCCCTCAGTGAAAGATCGCCTGTAAGGTTCTCCTCTCCGTTCTCCTGCACTTCATGCTCGCTAGGCGCCGCATCAGGAAATGGCTCGTGGAACGTGTCTTCATAGGCTTTTGCCACCATCTGCAGGTAGACTTGGACGGTCTGTGCTCTTGCAGCTTCCGGACTCATCTTCTTGTCTATCACGAGGTCAAGGTACATCTTGCCTAGCTTTACCGCCACCGTGTGAAGCGCAATGTTCTCGCTGTTCCTTGGCTCGCCGCCCAGAATTATCTGGTCCTCTCCATGGTCAAGCAATGTACTTAGGTTCAGCCTCTCGTCTTCAATGCTTCCCGGGTTTGGCCCATCGCGGATGGTGTTGTACAGGTCGTGGGATACAAGCTGCAATACTCCAAGGTCTTCAAGCGTAACCCTGTCGCCTTTGTTGTATACTCCTAGGAGATTCAGAGATGACCCGTCGGCCGGCAAGGTGATGTCGCGCGTCCTGCTTCTGTCGTTGTTGTCTTGCCAGTGATTGAAGATGATGCTGATTGGCGCGGGTCCAGAGAGCGACGCGGCTCCTTCGCCAAGAGAAGCACTTTCGGCCTCCTGGTTTCCAACTGTCAGCTGGTACGTTCTGCCCGGCGCCCCACTAAATGTAAAGGGCGTCAGCCCAGAGCCTACAGTTTGCAAGCCCGACCTGACAGTCGTCCACATGTGGAGCTCTTCGCCATTTGGCGTCATAGCATTTACAGTAAGGTTTGGAGGCATGGAGACCTTTTTGAAAAAGGCCGCCAGCGTAGTATCTTCTGAAAGCAATATCGCCTTGGTATTGCTCTTGCTGCCATCCTGCCAGTGGTCAAATGCATAGCTCTGGCTGTTACTTACCTTGATGGTGTATATCGTGCCGGCTTGTGCTGCAATGGTCAGCGGGGCAAATCCCGACTTTATCAGGTTGCCTCCAGCCCGGATCTCCACCAATACGCTGACCGCGTCGCCATCTGGCAGGGAAAACGCGTTTATGGTGAGGCTCTCTGACGTGGCGGCCTGTGCAGCGCCTATCAGAGGATACGCCGCATAGCCAACAATTAGCAACAACAGCACCCCCGCCACTAACGTATATTCTACTGCTACCTTCCTTGCGTCTGAATAAAGATTCATCCTTACCCTTGCGCATCAGGAAAAAGATAACTTAAAGAGATTATGGAAGGTAAAACTCAACTCTTATTACCTACAAATATTATATGAGAGCGACGTGCACTAATGTCGCCTCATCTGGCGTAAAGTATCATCTCAACAACAGCATGTAAGGCAAAAAGTCTTTTCGTCGCTTTTTTTACATCATCGCTAAAAGACTCCGTCTCTCTGCTGCTATCGCAGAGTCTCTTACTTTCCGTACCGGCGTACTCTGCGCTGGTACGTCCTGATCGCGCGCATAAGGTCTATCTTGCGAAACTCTGGCCAGAAAACGTCCATGAACATGAGCTCGCTGTAGGCGCTCTGCCATATCAAAAACCCGCTCAGGCGCTTTTCGCCCGAAGTCCTCAGGATAAGGTCAGGCGACGACTGGGGCAGGTGAGACGTGTAGAGACACGCCTCTATTGTTTTTTCATTGATGTCTTCTATCTTTATCTCGTTGTTCTTGGCCATGCCTGCAATCTTTTTCACGGCATCCACAAGTTCCTTCTGGCCGCCGTACGCAACTGCGATGTTGAGAAACATCTTTTCGTACTCTGCAGTCGCTTCTTCAAGCTTGCCCAGTATCTCCTGCAGGCTGCGGGGGAGCCTGTGCTTGTCGCCTATTGCCTTTATCTTCATCTGGCGCCTGTGTATCCTCTCGTCATTGTACAGCCTGTTCAGCTTGACCTCAAGCAGCCTGTAAATGTTTTCGAGTTCTTCGTCATCTCGCTCCAGGTTCTCGTTTGAAAGGATGTAAAGGGTGGTTATCCTGACGCCAATATCGTGTATCCAGTTGAGCAGATCCTCTGCCCTGTCTGCGCCGTGGGCGTGACCCATTTCCGTGTCAAGGAAATGGTAGCGGGCCCACCTCCTGTTGCCGTCAAGGATTATTGCGATGTGGTTTGGCAGGGGCTGGCTCAATATCTCGTTTTCCAGCCTGCGCTCATAATAGGAATAGATGCGGCTTGCGTGGAGCAGGCCATCCATCACGGCTCTCCCTCCCCTATCAAAATCCTCGCTTAGGCCCATCTATAATACACACTCACCTGTGGAATTCTGTGCCTCTATATTTCAATATTCAGGAGGACTGGACCATAATTAGGAACAATGATGATGATAATGATGGGATATGTTCAGATGCTTGCACGGCCCGCCCAATGCACGTCATACGGGCCGGCGCACCTTTTTTGCTAGTTTTCTCGATTCACGTCGTCACGCTTTGGCTGCTGCTATCAACAGCACGACTGAAAGCATTTCTCCAGATATCCCTCATCGCAGGCAGCATGGTTGCAACTGGCCCGCGTTGCACCATTGTGCAAGCGCAGGCTCATGCCGCCCACGCATAGCCAGCTAGTTGTGTTATCTCCCTCCCCGCTCTTTTCTTCTGCTTTATCGTTTTTCCCTGCGTCACCTGCGTCTTTTCTTCTCTTGCTTCAGCAATTTTTTCCTCGTTATCCGCTTTTTGCTGGCTGAGGCTCTGGGCTTTCGTTTCGCATCACTTGCTTGCTATGTCGTTTAATGAAAGCAATAGTCAGCTTTGTGGACGCTTCAATTAATTTTGCCTTAACCTACCAAAATATTGGTTGTTAAAACGTCAAAAACACTTCTTCTACGGGCTCTCTCACGCCCATGGCCCGAATGGACTTTTCAAACTCGCGCTTGCCGTCAGAGACAAGGATCTGCAATCTGCCGCTGCCGCTCTTTTTTGCCATCCTGTAAAAGCTCAGAAACTTTCTCACGTCTTTTGCGACCATCTGGGCAGGGTCAACAAACCTGACGGTGGGAAGGAGCGCGTTGAGATAACTTTTCACAAACGGCAGGTGCGTGCTTGACAGGGTCATGACGTCTATCTTTTCGTCCACGCCGTCGCCAAGCACCCTTGACACCACGTCAAACGTCCTGCGCTCGTTTTCAAGGTGCACGCCGTTTTCCACGAGCTCGACTATGGGAGACGCGTTGAATTTTGTGACAAGTATGTGCTGCGGGACCTCGCGCCGGATCTGGTTTTCAAGCTCTTTGCTGTTTATTGTCCCGGCAGTCGCCATGATCCCGATGTGTTTTTTCTTGGTCAGCCGCACGGCCTCCTTGAGGGGCGGCCGCACGCCGATTATCGGCATCCCGCCGACCCTCTTTTTGACTTCCTCAAGCACCTGTACGCTTGGAGTGTTTGACGCCATGACCACGAGCTTGGGCTTGTAGCGCTTCAGGTAGTTTATCGTATTGACCGTTATCTCCAAGAGCTGTTGGTGCGACTTGTTTCCGTAGGGAAAGTGCGCCCTGTCGGCAAAGTACAGCAGGTCCTCGGCAGGCACCGCCTTTTTCAGCTCGCGTATTATGGAAAGCGAGCCTATGCCAGAGTCGAAAACCGCCACGGGGTTGTTGGTCAATGGGTGGTTTGTACGTGCCTTGTGGGGTTATTGTAGGTTCTCTTTTCTAGACCGCAGTATGCCGGAGACCTTTTTTGCAAGCACCTCCATCCTGTAGGGCCTCTTTACCCTCACCACGAGCATGGACTTTTCGTCCCTGCCATGGTCAAACAGCAGAACGTCCGAATCGTCGTACCGGCCTGCGACATAGTGCAGCCTGCCAAGGAACGTTTCATGATTCTTTGCCAGCGACATCATGATAAACCTCTGCATCATCACGCCCTCCATCTCATGAGACCCGGGCATCCTGATGCCGGGCCGGGCCCTCCATTCCACTATCGCCCCGTCCTGTACAAAAAACACTGCAAGTATGTTCTCATGCAGCCTGGCTATCGCATGGCATATCTCCTTTTGCTGCTGCATGATGCAGTGATCTCGGCTTTCCGGGATCTAGATAAGATTTTTCCCAGATCTATATGACATTCTACTAGAGTTAGGTGTGGGAAACTCTTCTGATAATTTCATTTTTGGTGAACAATATACAGTTATCTACCTTCTAATAAGAACAGCAGGAATCGATGTCTTCTAGACCTATTCTTAGCAGTTTTGCTCTAAAATTCCTGTCACCGTTAACAACGCTAGTAAAGTCTGCGCCTTTTTCCCGTGTGCTTGGCTCCCGCCGCTTGCTTGCCTTTGCAATGTTTGCCCTGATTGCCATGAGTGCGGCCATGCCCAGCGCGTTTGCACAGAGACCGGCGGACAAAAACCTTGACCGGGCCGGCAATGTCGTGCATAAAGTAGTTGGCAGCGCCCTTGGTTCAGTGGCCGACATTGCCAAGATGCATGATAATGGGCATGATCATTCTAACAACGATGATGATAATAGGACTGACAGGCATGATGACGAACGCGATGACGACGGTAGCAGACACAGCGGTGGTAGAAATAGTAGTAACAGCGATGACGACGACAACGGCGGCGGCAATGATGACAGAGGCAGAAGAGGCAATAATGACGATGATGACGATAATAATAACGATGACAGAGACAGAGACAGCAGCACTAACAATAGTAGTAGCGGGAATGGTAGTAATGATGGCGGCGGCAGCAGCAGCGGCAACGATGGCGACCGCTGCAATTGCATCGTAATGCGTTTGGACGACGTGCAGGATGAATGGGTCAGAGACGTGCAGCTTGCCCTCCTGAACCGCCTGATCTCTAACCATGTGCATACGTCTACTGCGATCATAATGAAAGATTTTGGCAATGACTCTGCAATAGTATCAAAAGTCCGGGAAGGCGGAGATGCAGGCTTGTTTGAATACTCTATCCACGGCTGGGACCATGTCGACTATGCTACCCTTTCCCTTGAAGAGCAGAAAAGCACTCTGGAGAAGGCCAAGGCCAAACTTGTAGACGTCCTTGGCAAGGATTCTGACATCTTTGTCACGCCCTACAACAACTTTAGCGAAAATACGCTAAGCGCCATGGATCAGCTTGGGATGACTATCATAAGCTCCGACGAAACCGACCTTTTCCCGGCGGCTCCAAAAGAATCGCCACTCTATCCCAACATTGCGCACATGCCGCAGACGATAAATTTTGCAGAGCAGGTTGGAGAGGTGAAGGTCCTCCGTCCCCTTAACGAGATTGTTTCCGCTGTCAGCGCGGACATACGGGACAAGGGGTACGCAGTTCTCACACTGCACCCGCAGGACTTTACGCAATACAAGGGTACAGAAGTGCAGAATGAAGTAAACCCCGTGGCGATGCTGCGGTTGGAGCAGTTTATCAAGAGCGCCAGAGACGCAGGCTTCTCCTTTGCAGGCTTTGAGCAAGCGCTTGAGGATAACCATCCTGACCTTTCGACCATACCTGACAAGTCAAAGCCTTACGAGAGCGTCCTGACCCCGAGCCCCGGGTCGTCGTTTTCGGTAAACTCGGAGGTTACGGTCACGGGCAGGGCGTTTGATGACACTGCAATAAAATCGGTAGAAGTGCGGACAACTGATTCGTCGTACCGCGCTGCGTCTACTGACAACAACTTTGAGGACTGGACGGAAACTGTCCAGATGCCGTCAGCACCCGGAACCGTCGACATCATTGCCAAAGCGACTGATATCGAGGGGAAACAAACTTGGGTGTACGTCCCAGTCAACGTCACGCAATAATATAGTAGCCGCAACGAGGGATGATGATATGTGTGTGTGTGCCTATGCGCGAATGAATAAGATTTTTTTCACAGGCACATATACACACACTCGAGCGATGCTAAAAACATACACTGCGGCTCGCATAAGCTTTGGACGCCGCCACGCTTGCGGCAATGCCTTTTGAGTCCCCCTTTATAGTATAGAAACTATATAGCTTTATTCTATTTTTCGCTATTATAGGGGAATATACATGATATTCACACTATACTTTGATATATCTAACTATTAGTTCTTGTTGTGGATGATGTCAGCAAAACTGCCGCAGAATATTCATGACAGAGCCCTGCTAACGGAACATGGCATCGACAGGCAGTTTCTGTCGATGTTGACTGACCAACAGGCACAAGACCTTCTAAAGGGCATCCTCTACCTTAAGGAAAAACACAAACACCTGCTTCAATCTTGTACCGACCTGTCATGCAATTAGGTGCCGCAATATTCTGGAGCCTAGGCGATTTTTCTCTGAATCTCAAGTGTGTATATTCTCCATAACGCCAATCGAAGGACCGTTTAAATATTAGGCTAACCTAATTAGGCTTGCCTAATTTCCAGGAAGTCTGGCATATTGGCATCTACCAGCAAGTCTCAAATCACCTCCCGCCCAGTGTGTCACGCTTCAGCTGGGCGGGCCTAACCCTTCTTCTTCTTTGCAAAGCTTGCACATCTTCTGCTAGAAGAGACATCAATAATGTGCCAAATGTACACACATAATTTCATGTTACGCATTATTATAGGGAATTCTTCTCAGATATTGTTGCAGAACAAGTCCAGTTTCTTTTGTATGCAGGATGGAACCTGTGTCTTGTGTACGCAAGAGCAATCACGACGACA contains:
- a CDS encoding MEDS domain-containing protein, yielding MLRETHSLCLLQQTEYAYLYDIIGRYLSNGYAVIYAAEPNTDKVLERMARAGIDVEQYFENGMLKVMSLDSVYISDHEKNLSVSQTLESWHNIISRTMDETKAKGILAIGSTDAFIQDGQEEHVKEYEDSIGKRPRSLTEAVCCYDTDSFSDTSVSTLIAILNAHEYTIHYGAQYAEWKEDKLQSVLASAFNKVLGSTTSDLMLKTLKSVYKIDEKTILSDPEVLESAVAKFFKDSSPAILAAVLKDLKTEIAFRRQVPAVSAS
- a CDS encoding zinc ribbon domain-containing protein; this encodes MGKTEKFSGLNTDLERLANRVEMYLQENGFEVAFSKDPTAPASWFFIQARKASALRTVAGARRSTDITIKGSPGSFEVSVGTGEWGKNLVTSAPLFIVPVVGISATLVKLYTAKKFEDNLWKYIRDQSRFLADSALSTATEKSSSSSSAASGVGIDSRAYECDYVEGYPGWNEQILGGKLLLVREKGGGKNRLAFKSPDSKEIMIPSANVIEAHIIARKKGLNEDDLMIQLTCKDASDGRTVRPVFNLNDDIIRGVLAGINELVGEDKVLRSFEQVNVTTETKYCTSCGVQIPKEAKFCSSCGTKQS
- the uppS gene encoding polyprenyl diphosphate synthase produces the protein MGLSEDFDRGGRAVMDGLLHASRIYSYYERRLENEILSQPLPNHIAIILDGNRRWARYHFLDTEMGHAHGADRAEDLLNWIHDIGVRITTLYILSNENLERDDEELENIYRLLEVKLNRLYNDERIHRRQMKIKAIGDKHRLPRSLQEILGKLEEATAEYEKMFLNIAVAYGGQKELVDAVKKIAGMAKNNEIKIEDINEKTIEACLYTSHLPQSSPDLILRTSGEKRLSGFLIWQSAYSELMFMDVFWPEFRKIDLMRAIRTYQRRVRRYGK
- the murI gene encoding glutamate racemase; translated protein: MTNNPVAVFDSGIGSLSIIRELKKAVPAEDLLYFADRAHFPYGNKSHQQLLEITVNTINYLKRYKPKLVVMASNTPSVQVLEEVKKRVGGMPIIGVRPPLKEAVRLTKKKHIGIMATAGTINSKELENQIRREVPQHILVTKFNASPIVELVENGVHLENERRTFDVVSRVLGDGVDEKIDVMTLSSTHLPFVKSYLNALLPTVRFVDPAQMVAKDVRKFLSFYRMAKKSGSGRLQILVSDGKREFEKSIRAMGVREPVEEVFLTF
- a CDS encoding polysaccharide deacetylase family protein, which produces MLAFAMFALIAMSAAMPSAFAQRPADKNLDRAGNVVHKVVGSALGSVADIAKMHDNGHDHSNNDDDNRTDRHDDERDDDGSRHSGGRNSSNSDDDDNGGGNDDRGRRGNNDDDDDNNNDDRDRDSSTNNSSSGNGSNDGGGSSSGNDGDRCNCIVMRLDDVQDEWVRDVQLALLNRLISNHVHTSTAIIMKDFGNDSAIVSKVREGGDAGLFEYSIHGWDHVDYATLSLEEQKSTLEKAKAKLVDVLGKDSDIFVTPYNNFSENTLSAMDQLGMTIISSDETDLFPAAPKESPLYPNIAHMPQTINFAEQVGEVKVLRPLNEIVSAVSADIRDKGYAVLTLHPQDFTQYKGTEVQNEVNPVAMLRLEQFIKSARDAGFSFAGFEQALEDNHPDLSTIPDKSKPYESVLTPSPGSSFSVNSEVTVTGRAFDDTAIKSVEVRTTDSSYRAASTDNNFEDWTETVQMPSAPGTVDIIAKATDIEGKQTWVYVPVNVTQ